A single genomic interval of Syntrophobotulus glycolicus DSM 8271 harbors:
- a CDS encoding response regulator transcription factor yields the protein MSNHQTKILVADDEPKMRELIALYLKRENFEVTAVEDGMKALAELEEKGDVFSLFMIDVMMPNMDGFALCREIRSFSDKPVIFITAKGEEYERLMGFELGADDYIVKPFSPREMTARVKAVLKRANPVQGEELIHTGQIKINVEGREVSVGGEQINLTPKEFDLLVFLINNKGKVLSREHITRKVWDYDYFGDQRTVDTHIKKLREKLGEKAGNEIKTIWGVGYKFEVN from the coding sequence ATGTCTAATCATCAAACGAAAATTTTGGTTGCCGATGATGAGCCGAAGATGAGAGAATTGATCGCCTTGTACTTAAAAAGAGAAAACTTCGAAGTCACGGCTGTGGAAGACGGAATGAAGGCTCTTGCTGAGCTGGAAGAAAAAGGGGATGTATTCAGCCTCTTTATGATTGATGTGATGATGCCGAATATGGACGGATTCGCGCTTTGCCGGGAAATACGGAGCTTTTCAGATAAGCCTGTGATCTTCATTACGGCAAAGGGTGAGGAGTATGAACGCTTGATGGGTTTTGAACTCGGTGCGGATGATTATATTGTTAAACCCTTTAGTCCCCGGGAAATGACGGCCCGGGTCAAAGCCGTCTTGAAAAGAGCAAATCCGGTCCAGGGAGAAGAACTGATCCATACCGGCCAAATAAAAATCAATGTTGAGGGGAGAGAAGTTTCGGTCGGAGGAGAACAAATCAACCTGACCCCGAAAGAATTCGATCTTTTGGTTTTTTTAATCAACAACAAGGGCAAGGTATTATCGCGTGAGCATATCACCAGGAAAGTCTGGGATTATGATTACTTTGGGGATCAGAGAACAGTGGATACCCATATTAAAAAGCTCCGGGAAAAGCTTGGAGAAAAAGCGGGAAATGAGATCAAAACAATTTGGGGTGTCGGATACAAATTTGAGGTGAATTAA